In the genome of Dehalococcoidia bacterium, the window GGACAGATCGCGTCCCCGCACCGGCCACAGGCTATGCTCGTCTCTACGCCGGAGTGACGCTTGCAGAATGTCGTCTGTGACATACTTAACGACCTCAGTCTGGGCGGCGTTCCGTCCACTCGACCCTCTTCGGCACGTCACGGTCCCACACAAGTCGGTACAAGAGGACCTTTGGCAGAGGGTATTCGGATGAAGGACGCTCCCAATTTGCAGTCAGTCTCTTCAAGAACATCATAAGGCAGATTAGGACAATCGTCAGAATTACCTCTGGTTCTCTCCTGAACATGAGCCCGGCGAAGGGAAGCACCAGTAGCGCGACGAACGTCCAGAACCCAGTGTCGTGGGTTAGCAACCTGCCTACCGTAAATACGGCCACTCCCAGGATAAGGATTTCCCAGAACATGCCAAGTCCGAGCGCGGCTCCGACAGCGACGGATACTCCTCTTCCGCCGGTCAGCTTTAGGTACGCTGACCAGTTGTGCCCGAGGACCGCGGCCAGGCCGGCAGCTCCCTGCACCCACAGGTCGACTCCTACCAGCCTTCCTACGATCACCGGAAGCAAGCCCTTGGCTAAACAATCGAACGCTCCCTGGAGGATGCCCTGCCACTTCCCCACATGTTCAATTACGTTTGAGGCTCCGACGTTGCCGGAACCGTAGTCCCTGATGTCGATGCCCGCCGCGTACCTCGAAACCAGATATCCGGTTGGGATTGAACCGAATAGGTAGGCTGCAGCTATGAGGATTGCGGCCTCGACCATGTTCTATTCGTCAGACCCTGTGGACCGATCGCACTATGTCTCTGTGCGCGGCCTCGAGCCTCTCGACAGTTGCCATAGGTGGTCCCACGGTCCCTGGCTCTGGTTCGCCCGGGTTCCCGGAGCAATGGTAGTCGCTTCCGCCGCAGGGAATCAGGTCGAGCTCGTTTGCGATGCGCTCCAGGTTCGCAACCTGATCGGGAGTATAGTCCCCGTAGAATACCTCTACCCCGACGAGTCCGTGCTCCTTCAGCTGTCTTACAGTGTCGTCGAGTTCCTGCACCTCGCCTCTGCTGGACTTGATCTGAGAGTAGGTGGGGTGAGCCATCACTGGCACCGCTCCATTCTGGCGCAGCATGAGGATCGCGTCTTCGGGAGTCAACTTCATCCTCTCGACGTATGCTGGCCCTTCCCTCCCGATCAGCTCGTCGAATACCTGGTTGGGATACTCGTAGTACCCGGCCTCGACCATCGCACTCGCAATGTGCGGCCTGCCTATCGAGGCGTCGCCTGCGATCTGCTGGACGCGACTCCACTCGATCGCATAGCCCATCGAATTTAGGCGTTTGACCATTGCGCTTCCCCGGTCGAAGCGTCCCTCCCTGAATCGGGCAAGCGTCTCCTGGAATTCTTTGTCGGACGTG includes:
- a CDS encoding glycerol-3-phosphate acyltransferase codes for the protein MVEAAILIAAAYLFGSIPTGYLVSRYAAGIDIRDYGSGNVGASNVIEHVGKWQGILQGAFDCLAKGLLPVIVGRLVGVDLWVQGAAGLAAVLGHNWSAYLKLTGGRGVSVAVGAALGLGMFWEILILGVAVFTVGRLLTHDTGFWTFVALLVLPFAGLMFRREPEVILTIVLICLMMFLKRLTANWERPSSEYPLPKVLLYRLVWDRDVPKRVEWTERRPD
- a CDS encoding PHP domain-containing protein — its product is MTIEVDLHLHTSASDGTLTPTELVELCAGRGLKTIAISDHDSTEGLTEAFAAADAFTDLRIIPAIELSTDVPGSEIHVLGYFINTSDKEFQETLARFREGRFDRGSAMVKRLNSMGYAIEWSRVQQIAGDASIGRPHIASAMVEAGYYEYPNQVFDELIGREGPAYVERMKLTPEDAILMLRQNGAVPVMAHPTYSQIKSSRGEVQELDDTVRQLKEHGLVGVEVFYGDYTPDQVANLERIANELDLIPCGGSDYHCSGNPGEPEPGTVGPPMATVERLEAAHRDIVRSVHRV